AATTCCCTTTTTCCAGAACTAAAGTATGTACTTTTTGATTCAATTAATTccttatttaataaatctaCCAAATCTTTAAAGACGCCTAACTTTTTTGCACTTTTCCATAAGTCTATTACTGCTTGATTGatactaatatttttaatattcatattgttaaaaaaataacttttttcaTGAATATCCATAAATTTTGCTATTAAATCTCTAGATTTATCCTCTGAGATATGCACAACTGAATCATTGCATGTCTCTTTACCTTTTGATTTAAGTAATTCTAGAAAGCTTAAATATTTATCTAGTTGTTTCTTAcacaataataaatatacaatGGCACTAAATTTTTTCTCAGTTTTCTCTTCATTTAGTGAACtgtgaaatttttttaccATTGATCTAATACTTTCACTGTTCACATCAACATTATATTTAGTTTGGACATAAGCTTTAAATAAATCTGAGGATTTTTTTATgtcttctttttcttgtaaaaatgatttatgtATAATATCTAAAATTGGATTCTTAAATTTTCCCTCGTACCAAGTTTTCACATCTTTTAACATagattcatttttaaaactaTATGTTTCAAGTACACATATAATGTAAGCTATCATAAAttctatttcattatttggATTAATAAATGGTAGATCAAATAATGTACTagttttttgtattattaatCTATCTAATACCTCCTTCAATTCATCAACTAACAAATTCAAATATTTAAGATTTATCTCTTTAGAAAATTTTTGAGTATCCTTATTCTTAAATAAATGATCATAAAATAGATGTGAAAAATTCTCCATTGAAATATAAGTACGAAATCCCTCTTCTAAACTATCTATCTCGTGCTTGTATGTATGATGACATTTTAAAGGGAATGTGTCTATAAATTTATCTAAATATATCCTAGTATGCAGTTGACCATTCCAGGCACTATCAAGTTTAGGCAGAAATGCATCATTCTTTTcacttaatttattaaaataatcgaaagaattttctatttttaaagtaATCTCTTTATTCAAGTTTAACCGTTTTAAGTATTCATCTCTATCTTCCCTATCAATTAATAAACGTAAATCATTCTCATCAGTATGCAGAGCCAGATCTGTACCACTTAATCTACAGATTTCTGActctaatttattaaaagattctTCATTCTCAAATATCTTATCTATATGACTTTTTGAATCAGTAAGtgaatcttttaaaaaattaagcaaTTCATTGTTGACACCTATTAAGGTATTACACATACAACTTAGATCATTTTTCCTTCTTTCTATGTTTTTATCATAATCTTTAAGTAATACACttgttaaatttaaaaatgaaattattgaATCATCAAAATTCTTTCCAATCAGTTCCTTTTCAAGTATTAATTCACTATTTGAATTATCTATAGATTCCCTTTCTTCAGTACTAGATTCTGCTAAATTTCTTATCCAATGTATTTCCTTATACTTCATAAATTTAAGTCTTAATctgataaaatataaaaaagaattattataatatttattacaagcataaaatatttttttttataaaaatgaaatttatcAACTTATGTTTATAAATTCTATTAATTCCGTAAAAGTAAACACTTATTACTATTATGgcctataaaaaaataaaaaaaaaaagtaaataaaacacgtttttttttttttttttatctaatttaaatattattactgaaaaataataaagtaaaaCTAAATTGACTTTCATTTAGAATTTCTTTaattatcaatatttttagaatatatatatatatataa
This window of the Plasmodium relictum strain SGS1 genome assembly, contig: PRELSG_00_v1_162, whole genome shotgun sequence genome carries:
- a CDS encoding fam-f protein, with the protein product MKVNLVLLYYFSAIIVISVYFYGINRIYKHKLRLKFMKYKEIHWIRNLAESSTEERESIDNSNSELILEKELIGKNFDDSIISFLNLTSVLLKDYDKNIERRKNDLSCMCNTLIGVNNELLNFLKDSLTDSKSHIDKIFENEESFNKLESEICRLSGTDLALHTDENDLRLLIDREDRDEYLKRLNLNKEITLKIENSFDYFNKLSEKNDAFLPKLDSAWNGQLHTRIYLDKFIDTFPLKCHHTYKHEIDSLEEGFRTYISMENFSHLFYDHLFKNKDTQKFSKEINLKYLNLLVDELKEVLDRLIIQKTSTLFDLPFINPNNEIEFMIAYIICVLETYSFKNESMLKDVKTWYEGKFKNPILDIIHKSFLQEKEDIKKSSDLFKAYVQTKYNVDVNSESIRSMVKKFHSSLNEEKTEKKFSAIVYLLLCKKQLDKYLSFLELLKSKGKETCNDSVVHISEDKSRDLIAKFMDIHEKSYFFNNMNIKNISINQAVIDLWKSAKKLGVFKDLVDLLNKELIESKSTYFSSGKRELINKDVILFLLYVIKRYGYMCQI